A single genomic interval of Flavobacterium sp. N2820 harbors:
- a CDS encoding OmpP1/FadL family transporter — MKKIFLSLLLGSSIVTLAQETTINDALRYSVNNLTGTARFRGMSGAFGAVGGDLSSINVNPAGSLFFNNNFASITASSFNVHNRSDYFGTRTKENHSTLDLNQIGGVMVFDDLSGKANWSKIAVALNYENSSDFDNSLYAAGTNPSNSIGNYFIDKAQGLPLEFMQLQPGETITDLYTYLGETSGLGFPAQQAMLGYQAFLFEAFDDSDPNNVDYFTNVPTGGNYFQDNYMTSNGFNGKLTANIATAYKNKLFLGLNLNAHFTDYVKVTSVYEGNNNPLYSTGLTVTDIQFDNELYTYGSGFSLNLGAIYKFTESFRAGVAYESPTWYRLNDELTQRLIVNTTDGTNNFQDIVAPNVINIYETYKIKTPSKITVSGAYIFNKRGLISIDYAMKDYSNTKFKPTGDSFYRDLNTQMNNQFDNTYELRVGGEYKIKQWSVRGGYRFEESPYKVDYAMGDLTGYSAGLGYNFGESRLDLAYANDHRNYNLAFVSSGMNDTARIRTTNNNVTLTYSINF, encoded by the coding sequence ATGAAAAAAATATTTTTATCACTTCTTTTAGGGAGTTCTATTGTTACATTAGCTCAAGAAACAACTATAAATGATGCGCTAAGGTATTCTGTAAACAATTTAACTGGTACTGCTCGCTTTAGAGGTATGAGTGGAGCATTTGGTGCAGTAGGTGGCGATTTATCTTCAATTAATGTAAACCCTGCTGGTTCGTTGTTTTTTAATAACAACTTTGCAAGTATAACAGCAAGTAGTTTTAATGTGCACAATCGTTCTGATTATTTTGGTACAAGAACAAAAGAAAATCACAGCACTTTAGATTTAAATCAAATTGGAGGGGTAATGGTTTTTGATGATCTTTCGGGTAAAGCAAATTGGTCTAAAATTGCTGTTGCACTAAATTACGAAAACTCAAGTGACTTTGATAATAGCTTATATGCTGCTGGTACAAACCCAAGTAACTCTATCGGAAATTATTTTATTGATAAAGCACAAGGATTACCTTTAGAATTTATGCAATTACAGCCGGGCGAAACCATAACTGATTTATATACTTATTTAGGAGAAACTTCTGGCTTAGGATTTCCTGCACAACAAGCGATGTTAGGTTACCAAGCATTCTTATTTGAAGCTTTTGATGATTCAGACCCAAACAACGTAGATTACTTTACTAATGTTCCTACAGGTGGAAATTATTTTCAAGACAATTATATGACAAGTAATGGCTTTAACGGAAAGTTAACCGCTAATATTGCAACTGCTTACAAAAACAAACTTTTCTTAGGTTTGAATTTAAATGCTCACTTTACGGATTATGTAAAAGTAACTTCTGTATATGAAGGCAATAACAATCCTTTGTATTCTACAGGGTTAACAGTAACCGATATTCAATTTGATAATGAATTATATACTTATGGTAGTGGTTTTTCATTAAACTTAGGAGCTATTTATAAATTTACAGAAAGTTTCAGAGCTGGTGTTGCTTATGAATCGCCAACTTGGTATCGATTAAATGACGAGTTAACTCAACGACTTATTGTAAACACAACTGATGGGACAAACAACTTTCAGGATATTGTAGCTCCAAACGTGATTAATATTTATGAAACATATAAAATTAAAACGCCAAGTAAAATTACAGTAAGTGGTGCTTATATTTTCAACAAAAGAGGTTTAATTAGTATTGATTATGCCATGAAAGACTACAGTAATACAAAATTTAAACCTACAGGTGATAGCTTTTACCGAGATTTAAACACGCAAATGAATAACCAATTTGACAATACTTATGAATTAAGAGTTGGTGGGGAATATAAAATTAAACAATGGAGTGTTCGTGGTGGATATCGTTTCGAAGAAAGTCCATACAAAGTGGATTATGCAATGGGTGATTTAACAGGTTATTCTGCAGGTTTAGGGTATAATTTTGGTGAAAGCAGATTAGATTTAGCCTATGCTAACGATCACAGAAATTACAATTTAGCTTTTGTTTCTTCTGGAATGAATGATACTGCAAGAATAAGAACTACCAATAACAATGTAACACTTACTTACTCTATCAATTTCTAA